The segment TCTTTCTTCTAATTCCATTCATCAGTGGTTAATTATCTGGAAATTGTACATTATtatatgttgctctctctctctctctctctctctctctctctctctctctctctctctctctctcgtgtggtgaaattacatatttacatatatttcagcGTGTTTAACCGCGAGCATCTTGTTACGCAAATTTTCAGTATTGGCTCATCGACTGATGTGTTTGGGTCCACTTCATGATCCTTCGGGAGGTTTGTCATTgtagcagttcctcgttggatgagtggttttcgcggtCGGCTACCAATcgggtggtccgaagttcgatctaGGCTCGGCCAGCGCGAAGttagaggagtttatttctgtttgatgtaatgtggttcggatcccacaagaagctgtaggtcgCGTTGCCAGGTAACCagctggttcctagccaagtaaaaatatctaaatcttCGGGCCAGCCTAGGTGAGCTGTTGATGAggtcagcggtctggttaaactaagatatacttatcttgTTATTGTAGTGACGAGAAATTCgttgtttcttttctttgtgaAACCAGTGCATGGTTATTATATTTAGACGTGAAGATGGGTTCATCGACAGCTCCTTTTCCATTTCCTCTGGTATCACTTAACACCTCAGAACACTCACACCGCTGGAAATACCTTCAACAGGATGCTCACGTCTTGTGAATGTCCTCAGATTGGACGTGTTTCAAGAATGTACTCAGTTACACAAGACTTTCCTTAGTCATGGAGTGAGCAGGGCACAGGAAGCGAGCTAATCTTCCCCATATAATTCTCCCCCAAAAGAAACCCCCTTGGAGTTAATTCTGCATCGTGTGGTTAAAATGTACAGCTATTAAACGTGCCAAGGACATATCACTTAATATCCTTATGATTACAATTGGCCAGAGCCGTCCATGGTGGCGCCTCACTCACTCAgggttttttctctattttttttttttttttttttttccaacacctCTCCGTCCATGTCTCCGCCGTTTTATGCAAATTAGTACTGTTACTTATGTTTgctttcgtgtatatatatatatatatatatatatatatatatatatatatatatatatatatatattaccattgtTCTTATTCGAAATACAGCCACCTTTGAGAGAgcagttgatctctctctctcaggtgtcgTGTTCAAACTTTCTTAGTATTGTATTGCTTACATGCACTGTCAAGAGATTTGTCCCTGTTCCTGATACCTAAAGATGATGTTGCGCAAcaacccccattctctctctctctctctctctctctctctctctctctctctctctctctctctcgtctctctctcgtctttttctcTCCTACTCGTTCTCCtctctcagtctcttctctcctctcatctctctctctctatctctctctctctcctctctctctcgccgtcttttctctctctctctttctctcgctctcctctctctctctctctctctctctcaccaccttTGCCTTTCCTGTCTTTACTCCTACTCACCATGGTAATGAATCCGTATAAgaatgaaataattttgaaatccCTATACACGTGTTTCTGCTTCGTTGTCTATTTGGGGATTaatcattactttttttatttatttatatgtatctttGATTCTGTTATATAATCGATTTTTTTATGTTAGTGTAGTTGCTTTTTATACTGTGCATAATCAGCAGACCCATGTGTAATACTCTTCCTAATTTCCAAATGTTGGTATTAGCATTCGTCAGCCATTAATATTATCAACAATATTCGCACTGCAGTCCACTGGCCTCCCACCGCCGTAGTCAGTGTTCGGAATCCATATTGATGGTGGCAATGAGCAGCCCTGGGTCCCACCCAGGAGTGTCCAAGAAGCCATACGTCAACACGAGGAAGAGTCTCGGTTTCGCATTTGGTTTCATCTTTTTTCACCTTCATTCACTTCCGATcatcatctatttttttattatctttgatttttatctttgttCTTCTCAGTTTtgcttgtatatatttattttgagaggCTAACAAATACTCTAAAGTATCATTCTGATAGTATGGTTGTGAAGAAATATAGAGGtaggaaaatatgatttaaagtttCAATGATTCGCCATTCCAGTTCTTTGACTGCGagcgagtgtgtgtgaatgtatgcgtTTGTGATCTCTGTATATGTGCCTTTGTGCACACTTGAGCGTTTGTGAGCGTTCGCTGCGAGATTTGACTTCGGCTCTTATTCCCCTAATGAGGCCGGACACTAAGCTTAAACTCTGGTCCGAACGCTGTGTAGCCTTAATGTCATTTAGATCATTAACTGGTTTAGGAAGAGACAGCGAAGCCTCTTTGTTATATTCTGTCGCTCAGTCGGTCGTTAGTCTTGGTCAGCAAGACATCCCAGCCGTGATCTCATTTGTGCTTCGGTGGCGTCATTGGAAGTTACTTCTCGGCGTATTCATTACAAGTTACTTGCTCGGGGTCTTTGGAAATTACTCCTCGGATTCATTCATCAGTTACTTGCTCGGCGTCATTGGAAATTACTTCTCGGATTCATTCATTAGAAGTTACTTGTTCGGCGTCAGTGGAAATAATAGTCCGTTTTTTGAATTGATGGGACGGGGGCTGAACTGCGGGGGAAATCTCCACctacatattttccattttttgggATGCCTTTGAACTTTGAACCTGGGGAAAACACAAGGAAGGTACATTGCcagaatttctgtttatacaaaaAGGGAGGACTTATCATTTCTTAAAATCAAGTAAATGTTACCTAAAGCAAGATTTTTGgagtgaaaaatagaaaaaatatactgCATAATAATATGAATCTGTGAAAAATTGCGGCTTTTTTGTTATGCGAAGTTATTTGTATAGAATCCTAAATCTAACGTTTTATTCGTGTATCTTTTGTTAATTTGTAAGAAAAAATGAACACTGAATTAGATCAGTCGGCTGAAGAATGATAATGAGAGTAAAAAATATTGCGCGCAAGCGTGTCATTGTAGGTAAATATATTGTGTCTGTTGTAATATTATAAGCATTTTTGTTAATCTcttgcatttttaaaatatttcatttttacttcttAAAAATTCCTTAACTTCTATTATTCTTGTATtgttacttttattataattacACTAGGTTAATAGAGTTTTTGTTTCATGATTTTGTCACGCACACAGTTCGAAGTATATAGATGAGTGTGGTGTCAACAGAATATTTTTCCTTAGCCAGTCCAGTAGATTGTTTATGTAGGTAACACCTATCTCTTAACGGTAGAAATGATTTGTAGTGTTTTTCTATACAAAAACCATGTTATTAATTTTTGATGCGTTCAATTTTTCAGGGTACTTTTTCCGTAGTTTTCTTGGCTTTCCCTATTTCATTGTTTGATTTAATCAACATCAggctgttttctttcttttttttaaatagattatGTTATTCTTAAGAATAATTTAATTAGTAATAAAACATGGTCACAATTGTATACTAATGACTGCGTTCTTGTGTTTTCTTCTCATCCTCACAGAAGAGACCAAAGAGGAAGGGCGTTCCCCGGATCAAGTCCATGCTTGCCCCTTCTGCCACTTCACGTGTGATACAGAGACAGGTTTGCAACATCATGTGGATGCGGAGCACGGCGGCGAAAAGAAAGCAGGATTGAGATGCCCCTTGTGTGAAGAAGCTTGCCCTGATATGAATGCTCTCGAGAAGCATGCCATCAATGTCCATTCTGTTAATGCAGACGGCCTGCAGCGACTTCTGCTGTTGGTCAAGCTAAGTGCTGCTGCCTCCAAACATGAAGACGACGAAGATCATAACtcccagcaccagcagcagcagcagcagcagcaagaccATCACTCGAGATCTCAGGAACACCATTCACAACGACATATTAAAACCGAAGATAATCAGTCAAGTGGTGCAGGTAAGCGAAGTGATGAGCGGAACGTGGGCCGGGAGCCGGAGGAATGTGGTGTGTGCGGTGTGGCATGTGGCAGTGTAGAGGATTTATTAGCACATCAAACAGCAATGGGTCATTTACCAGTTACAGAAACACCAAGAGGTCCTGGCTATCTCTGTTGGAAAAAGGGTTGCAATCAGTATTTCCCTACAGCTCAGGCTCTCCATAGTCACTTCAGAGAGATTCATGGTGCAGCCCCTAGACCATCAGTTGCAGTATCAGAGcgtcatgtatataaatatcgatGTCAGCAGTGTTCCCTTGCTTTTAAAACTGTAGAAAAATTGCAGTTACATGCACAGTACCATGCAATACGAGATGCAACCAAGTGTCTTTTGTGTCATCGTAATTTCCGTTCCTTAGGAGCCCTGCAGAAGCATGTCAGTACAGATCACCCAGAATTAACTGCAGAAGAGAAGCATCAGTTTCAGGCCTCCATAGTTGGAGCGCCTGTAGGGGCAGGGGCTGGTCCTGTCCTTGATCCTAACACAACGGCATTGTTACGACGAGAGTCAAATAAAGATGATGAAATAGAAGAAATGCCACGTATAGAGGAACCACCACTACCACCTCATCAACAAGCAATTGAGGATTATTTGAACTCAGACTCAATGGCACTGGACAATTATAGTGATCCAGCAAGGCGCTATAAGTGTCATCGGTGTAGAGTAGCTTTCACCAGACAGAGTTACCTCACTGTTCATCAGAAGACACTGCTACACAGACGGGGTGAGAAACTTACATATCCTATGGAGAAATACTTAGACCCCAATAGACCTTATAAATGTGATGTATGTAAAGAGTCATTTACCCAAAAGAATATTTTGCTTGTTCATTATAATTCAGTGAGTCATTTACACAAGCTTAAAAAAGCAATGCAGGATAAGGAGTTCAAAGGCTCTTCAAGCAGTAGTAATATACAATCTGAAGCAGGGATTTTAGAGGGTGGgaatatgcccttaggtgataaCCAGTCTGGACTTCCTGGGATCAGTGGGTCTGGGttaggggaagaggaagggaatAAACCATACAGATGTCATGTGTGCCGTGTGGCATATTCACAGCAGTCCACCCTAGATATCCATCTACGCTCTGTGCTTCACCAGTCTCGCACTGCCAGACTCCCAGATTATTTACCAACAGCCAGTCATGATCCAAGAACATTAGCTGACCATCCATCTATACCTACTAGTACACCACAACCATCTCCAGCCCAGTCTCATGAACCTAACAATATCCATTCCCCATCCACACCTCAAGTCACACCTCCAACAACACACCATGTTTCCCCCTCCAGCAGCACCAGTGCTCAGGGAAGCTGTGGACGCTGTGGCGGTGTGTGGAGTACTGCAGAACAGGGAGCTCAACATGCTGTATTATGTGGTTTGTTGCCTCCTCAACTGAACGTCCTTCCCCACTCCGTCAGTAACGCCTCAGCTGCCCTGGATACTGCATGGGTAGCCCTCTGCCAAGCCAGCGCCGCTAACTTGCCTCAGACTCCGGCCCatgaccgctctctctctccatctgaatGTTCCATAGAATCTCTCTCTACCTCTAGATTCACTGTACCTTTCAGAAAGTCTTCACGCCTACACAAGCACTTATTAGAAAGCTTTGGCTTTGATCTAGTAGTTCAGTATGTTGAATCTCAACAACCTTATCAATCAAAATCCCCTGATGATGGGAATTGTGAGGACTCTAAATATAAATCTAATCCTAATTTACCAGAACTTAGCAAATCTAAATGTCCTCAGTGTTCTAAGCAATTTTCTAGTGTATGGGTATTAAAAGCCCATTTAGAAGAAATTCATAAGTCATGTGTACCTTTTGATTATCTTAAGAAATTCTCAGATGAATATCGTAAAGAATACAATACTAGTCGACACTCCTCTAGTAGCGAACCCTCTGCTCTTACAGATGACGAGCGAGGCCGAGATGCGGAGATTGTCCAGGGGGGAGAGAAGGGAacttcagatgagagagagaaagaggccgAATCAGGGAGCAGGAGCGACGCAGCGGCTACACCAACCTCTCATACAACTCCAACCCCTGGTGTAACTCCCACCTCCACCACCGCCCCTTCTGTCTCACCTGCTGCTGATCAGGGTATGAATGTACCTCCACAGATGGCAGAAATGGCAGCAGCACTTAATGCCCTAACAGCAGCTCAGATGCAACAGATGCAGTTCAATCCCATGATGATGGCTGGTCTGGGCTTGGCAGGTTTGCCCCTTCAACTTAATCCACTTGCTGCTATGAACTTGCATCCACCTCTTATGCCTATGTTACCACCACATATGTTTGATCCTGTAGCCTTTAGCAACATGCAGCAACAAAGTTCACCTACCTCTGGGCCCTCAGGATTGCAGGGAGACCCTTGTATTTTTCTTAAGCAACAACAACAGCTTatgcagcaacaacagcaacatgctgctgctgccgctgctgctgctgctgcacagCAGAAAAGAGCTCGAACCCGTATTACAGATGAACAACTCAAAATTTTAAGAGCTCATTTTGACATCAACAATTCCCCTACTGAGGACCAAATAAATGACATGGCAAAGCAAAGTGGACTGCCTCCAAAGGTGATAAAACATTGGTTTAGAAATACACTTTTCAAGGAACGACAGCGCAGTAAAGACTCCCCATACAATTTCAGCATTCCGCCGTCCACCACACTTAACTTGGAGGAGTATGAAAAGACAGGTGAGGCAAAGGTAATGCCACTTAATCCTGATGAAGCACGAGAGATTGTTGCCCTAAATTCTACACGTGAAGAGGATAAAAGTATTGATCAGATCTCAAAGGAGCAAGAGGAGCCTAATTTAGACCATGCCAGTGCTGTGTCCCCGCTCAACAAAGTTCCTAGTTTTACACAAGACAATAGCCGAGTACAAGAAAAGAACGGGGATAGCGTAGGTGGGTCTTTAGGCCCTAGTAACCAGCAGCAATTATTTCATCAGCAAAGGGATCAGCAAAGGGAGCATCAGCTGAGGGAACAGCGTGAACAATTGAATCCACAGCCACTTCTACCACCACATCCATCTCAACCATCATCACAGGTGGGTGGTGGGTCACAACTGGTTTCATCTGCTTCATCATCACCCATAGGACTGCCAGCAACACCATCATTTACATCCTTGGCTTCACCTCAGACGTCGCTTTCCCTCACTTCACTCATTACCTCTCAGCTCGAGACCAATCCTATGCTGGCCCACAAGCTGCCTCATACACCACCCACAGTTCCTAGTTCTGGCCTTATTCCTCCAAGCTCTGGTGTGAGTCCCACACCACCCCATTTGTCCTTTCCATCAGCACCCCAGACCCCTACCTCTTCCAGCTCTATAACAGGCAAGAGAGCCAATCGCACCCGTTTCACTGACTACCAGATTAAGGTGCTACAAGAGTTTTTTGAAAATAATGCTTATCCCAAGGATGATGATCTGGAGTATTTGTCTAAGCTGCTCAACCTTTCTCCTCGTGTTATTGTGGTTTGGTTTCAAAATGCTCGTCAGAAGGCACGAAAAGTTTATGAAAACCAGCCACCTCTTGACCCCAATGATGAAGGTGCAGGAAGATTTACAAGAACACCTGGTCTGAATTATCAGTGTAAAAAATGCTTGCTTGTCTTCCAGCGGTATTATGAGCTCATAAGACATCAAAAGACGCATTGCTTCAAGGAAGAAGATGCTAAGCGTTCAGCACAGGCACAAGCAGCAGCTGCCCAAGCCGCAGCATTGTATAATGATGAAAATTCTAATCATTCCAGCATTACAGAGTCATCACAGCAGTCTGGTAGCATGGATAATAAATCTACAACTGAGACATACCAGTGTGATAAGTGTAGTTTGGTTTTTAATAGGTTTGAACAGTGGCGAGAACATCAGATTGTGCATTTAATGAATCCAGCTCTCTTTTTGAATAAGGGTGCAGACTCTCCCTTTACCAGTatacagcagcaacagcagcagtcaCAGCCACCACCTCAGCATCAAATTCCTCCAGCAATACCCCCACCTCAGCCCAGTCCCTTGCTACCTCCTGCCTCACCTCTAAAGCGTAAGActgatgaaagtgaggatgaaaaGGATGTTGTCTTGGGGAGTAGTGAAGGTCAGCGGGACAAACGGCTGCGCACTACTATTCTCCCAGAGCAACTTGACTACCTCTATCAAAAGTACCAGTTGGAAGCAAATCCTTCGCGAAAGATGCTGGAAACAATAGCTCAAGAAGTGGGTCTCAAGAAGAGGGTCGTCCAAGTCTGGTTCCAGAACACTCgagcgagagaaagaaaaggtCAGTTTAGAGCTCATGCACAAGtcattaataaaaaatgcccCTTCTGTCCTGCTATCTTTAAAGTAAAATCTGCTCTTGAATCGCACCTTTCTACTAAGCACGCCGATCAGTACTCTAAGGGAGATGTGGATATTGATGCACTGCCTGATGTAGAAGATTCTGGTGTTGGGAACTTCAGCCTGTCttcaactccttcttcaactCAAGCTTCTCAAGTCAtgacctcttctttcttctcatcCCCAGAAGTTCCTGAAGATTCAATTGCCATGTACCATGAGGAAGCAATCCGGAGATACCTAAATGATGTCAACCTAGCATCGGATGGTGTGCGGCGAGAAGGTGAGAGCCCATTAGATCTCAGTAAGCCCCTAGAGATGGTGCGACCCCTAGAGATGGTGCGACCTTTGGCGTTTGATTCATCCTTATTAGATACCAGTGACCATTTAGGAGACCACTCAGATGATGAATGTTATCAGCTTGATGTGGGAGAGCCAGAAGATGGTGACCTATCACTACATAATACTGAAAGTAACCCCACCTCACCTGCCTCCTCTACCACTAGTTCTGCTCGACCAGGAGGACCTCATTCAGCTAGTAAGCGGTTCCGAACCCAGATGTCAGCAATTCAGGTTAAGATAATGAAGAGTGTGTTCAGTGATTACAAGACTCCAACTATGGCAGAGTGTGAGTTGCTAGGGAGGGAAATAGGGTTAGCCAAGCGTGTGGTGCAGGTGTGGTTCCAAAATGCGAGGGCCAAAGAAAAGAAGGCCAAACTGGCTTTACAAAAAATGCTTGGCACTGAGCCTGAAGGTCCTAAGCCACCTGAGGAGTGCAAAGTATGTAATTTTAAGTACAGCCATAAGTATTCTGTGCAGGACCATTTGTTTACACGCTCACATatcgaaaatatgaaaatgtttttagAAAAAGTAAAAGAGGAGAGTGACGTGGCTGGTCTAACCAGTAGTTTGAGTTCATTGTCAGCTGATTCTGACAAACCACCCTCATCGTTGACACCAGCAGCTGGCTTAGCACACCAGCTTCAAATGGCCCAGTTAATGGCACTTGGATCACCTCCAGCTACAGTTGGTATTACTGCCAGTGATGATAGGAAGGTTGGTCCAGGTGGGAGCAACAACAATGATGACGTAAGTCGCCTGCAGCTACTTCAACAGGTGTACCAGCAGATGGGTCTCGGGGGGCTGCAAGGGGCGCCCCACCCACTACTTCAACATGCCATGATGGCCGGCGCTGGTGAGTAGCGGTCCCCCATCCCTGTGATCACTACCTGCACCTGCTCGTGGCCCGTCCTGCCAGCCTGCACACCACCTAGTGCCGCCCTCACGGTTGCTGCTACCCTGCCCTACCCTGCTCACTCCCGGCCAGGCCTGCAAGGGGTACCACCGCCACTTTGACTCCATCTGCTCACAATACTTCTCTGGCTTTTCCACGTAGGCCAGTTGTTAATATCAGTGTGTATGAATTTTAATATGTAGCTTGGAAGTGAGCTCTAGCGGAATCCTAGGCATGCCTGGCTGGGGAAAAGAGCCTTATTATACATGTTGGCCCTGTCACGCTTTATCCTCCCTAGCAGGCTCACGCTTGTTCGGCCTGCTGCTCTTGCTGCCTAGCCCTCCCTCCCCTGTGTTCATTCGCTTGTCTGGATTCCTATTTGTCAACTCCTGTGTATGTGTTAAACCCAAGACACAGTCAAGGGTGAGAATAATACAGACCTGATACTTACTCGTGGAGAGAGAAGTTGTAGCTTAAATGTGTTGATGTTATGATGGCATTTTTACAAAGTTACGAAAGTTCCGGAGTTCAGGCCTTACTTTTAAGTTTGAGGCCTTAAAATCTTCACTAGAGctggttttatgtaatttttgtgTAATCCTCTAGTGGTCTAGGACTCTAGAACTGCATCAGGTTGGTAGATCATAGAGTATAAAATCTATTAATGGTGAAACACTAACAATACCTCGCATCAAAGCATATGAATTGAGTGTACTCTTTAAAAATTGTCTTGCaccataattaataatattaataataatacgctGTACACTAACTTGCTAGTTAATGTTCCTACCACTTTTTATGCTAATCACGTGATCAGTGTTTCAGAaggtataattattattttcattatcatttagtGTAAAAAAGCCTAAAACAATCAGTAGAATTTTTTGATTTGAAAATTGTTTATAAAAGTGCAGTTGATatcaaataattgtaaaaatagcATTTAAATTAGTACAGCTTTTAGAGATGATACTTAGGCTATAGCTTGCAACCTTCTTTTCACAGTTTTAGACGCcactttctttcatcttattgACAGATTCTTAGTTtctgcaagagaaaataaatataaaatataaactctaATGACAAGTGATGTCTGAAAGACTCGCTGTATTTGTATCCAGTCATTTAGGCCTCTGTACTCTTGGTGTAACTTTGAATCTAAGTCACAAAGGTGTATGAATCTCTTTGTATCTACCACAAGCAACAGGTTCCTGAGATTATAAAGCAGATAATCACGAGTGTAAGCAAACAAAACTCGACCATAGATTCCTCACCAGTCTTCCACATCTAACCGACCCAACTAAAgtgtaaaaaaatatgaaggcTTTCAAAACTCACTATTGAATAACATTATACATGGAATACCAGACCTGATTGATTATCATCGGCATTTCACATCACAAATAGTAATAACTCAAGCTTATTAATTTGATCTGTATAATAATTACAGTAATCATAATGCATTCTATACCTTTACAATAGATGTAATATACAAACTACAAAATGACGTTCGGTGTACCCATGCAATTGTATGTATTGTACATTTTCCCAGATGGGGAGTAAGGTGTTTTAACCGTCAAATATAAGTTGTAAACACTGGGTTGTAATGTTCTTtgcttatttataattatatcattatataatggaacattttttggtgtttttgtgaTGCTAAATACGCACTGAGCCTAGtgaatgtatactgtatatacatatatgaaattgcgGTAAAGAGACCTCAGAGCTTACAGTGGGAGGAGGAGTAAATGTAGAATGAATACAGTACTTGCCATAACTTTATCACAAGGTTTTGTACTACATTGAAATTTAAGTGAGGGACAAATGTCCTGTTTGCCTGTATCACTTGCACGTTTACCTACATTTAAGATGAAGAAAATCGACTTTGTGGTGAAGCTTGAAAAGCTTTGAACATTACAACTTGGGTCATGAAGCTCCCGCACTCTACCTCGCACATATTTTGCCGAA is part of the Macrobrachium nipponense isolate FS-2020 chromosome 6, ASM1510439v2, whole genome shotgun sequence genome and harbors:
- the LOC135216687 gene encoding zinc finger homeobox protein 3-like isoform X4, with protein sequence MPGEERGESPLKGCPPAPPHPPTDPVDAPAHPQQQQQEQHQENQHQQQDKKEPTPTKMSPEDAPSTSPLAGEEGPGPLVQQGPSATSSSSSTSAPSASPPTTFNLTCMTCHTHFTSAELYTRHHCVASGTPVQDALTESSSDVEKFDGKIVYNPDGSAYIFDSEMSEDDGGVAGLELPQHEGSIIDSPRHPLSTTASPTIPTIANAIYVTKNPAFYTALYGQTFTSLIQDNKVPDVPIVHNYRVFTVGDKDSENECKDSDSKNNSSSEKTKLPLLDYSQVPIKPILMCFVCKLSFGYVKSFIAHAMGDHSVVLVDEEKDLLAAKNASAIIQCAGREEPRVSFLEPVIPPGHGSSGSSSSNDCSSSSSSQPGGPLATLLPSRAPSGTSPSPQPSSPVKAAHNNDAHQSVSEEGHTPIVKTELTDFYDLVRQQQQQQQQHQQQQQHQHQHQQQHQQHQLHHPQQQPRNDPFAAPQHPAAIRTPDISRKSPVSALGANGRASVSPVTSMSPTSFSPLQSPVTQLTGTIIGACPEHMSGRPQGVNCDKCDLILQQSRQLGGQMAFMHSRNSCKTLKCPKCNWHYKYQETLEIHMKEKHPENESTCIYCLTNQPHPRLARGETYTCGYKPYRCEVCNYSTTTKGNLSIHMQSDKHLNNMQELQNGGMPNVDGPLGSQSLTSQQQSPSGAIYSAPKTPTPSTTPAPMQQQKPKPVWRCDVCNYETNVARNLRIHMTSEKHTHNMMVLQQNVKHMQQLSALQGSGGSGSGQIDPMALLQYAGNPAAAAAMMGNLGVSEKPPMPEAALADLAYNQALLIQMMSGGQMPPGGPPGGPLGHGPGPHMGHGGPLSHGGDQPGPHFDLGLNPESLEPPPEPVPPNPRHAFTCCVCSAFSTDSLEQLNLHLQLDRSKANENEVLLVVAGNYICKLCSYKTNLKANFQLHCKTDKHLQKLQHVNHILEGGPRNEWKLKYLSNTNPLHVRCNLCEYYTNSVHKLQLHAAHQRHEVLNVLFRHLCVTEQQFMEDRRQYTCALCNFTTRAKLQLLHHIRSMRHLQMEQLHQIQRHAEGKGGTQQDIGEIFKVEEIMDDDGRHTPTEETKEEGRSPDQVHACPFCHFTCDTETGLQHHVDAEHGGEKKAGLRCPLCEEACPDMNALEKHAINVHSVNADGLQRLLLLVKLSAAASKHEDDEDHNSQHQQQQQQQQDHHSRSQEHHSQRHIKTEDNQSSGADDERGRDAEIVQGGEKGTSDEREKEAESGSRSDAAATPTSHTTPTPGVTPTSTTAPSVSPAADQGMNVPPQMAEMAAALNALTAAQMQQMQFNPMMMAGLGLAGLPLQLNPLAAMNLHPPLMPMLPPHMFDPVAFSNMQQQSSPTSGPSGLQGDPCIFLKQQQQLMQQQQQHAAAAAAAAAAQQKRARTRITDEQLKILRAHFDINNSPTEDQINDMAKQSGLPPKVIKHWFRNTLFKERQRSKDSPYNFSIPPSTTLNLEEYEKTGEAKVMPLNPDEAREIVALNSTREEDKSIDQISKEQEEPNLDHASAVSPLNKVPSFTQDNSRVQEKNGDSVGGSLGPSNQQQLFHQQRDQQREHQLREQREQLNPQPLLPPHPSQPSSQVGGGSQLVSSASSSPIGLPATPSFTSLASPQTSLSLTSLITSQLETNPMLAHKLPHTPPTVPSSGLIPPSSGVSPTPPHLSFPSAPQTPTSSSSITGKRANRTRFTDYQIKVLQEFFENNAYPKDDDLEYLSKLLNLSPRVIVVWFQNARQKARKVYENQPPLDPNDEGAGRFTRTPGLNYQCKKCLLVFQRYYELIRHQKTHCFKEEDAKRSAQAQAAAAQAAALYNDENSNHSSITESSQQSGSMDNKSTTETYQCDKCSLVFNRFEQWREHQIVHLMNPALFLNKGADSPFTSIQQQQQQSQPPPQHQIPPAIPPPQPSPLLPPASPLKRKTDESEDEKDVVLGSSEGQRDKRLRTTILPEQLDYLYQKYQLEANPSRKMLETIAQEVGLKKRVVQVWFQNTRARERKGQFRAHAQVINKKCPFCPAIFKVKSALESHLSTKHADQYSKGDVDIDALPDVEDSGVGNFSLSSTPSSTQASQVMTSSFFSSPEVPEDSIAMYHEEAIRRYLNDVNLASDGVRREGESPLDLSKPLEMVRPLEMVRPLAFDSSLLDTSDHLGDHSDDECYQLDVGEPEDGDLSLHNTESNPTSPASSTTSSARPGGPHSASKRFRTQMSAIQVKIMKSVFSDYKTPTMAECELLGREIGLAKRVVQVWFQNARAKEKKAKLALQKMLGTEPEGPKPPEECKVCNFKYSHKYSVQDHLFTRSHIENMKMFLEKVKEESDVAGLTSSLSSLSADSDKPPSSLTPAAGLAHQLQMAQLMALGSPPATVGITASDDRKVGPGGSNNNDDVSRLQLLQQVYQQMGLGGLQGAPHPLLQHAMMAGAGE